A stretch of Flexivirga aerilata DNA encodes these proteins:
- a CDS encoding LapA family protein, whose product MSAPYDNDPQHADRVRADERLAGRDTRDVRDTRDVRDTRDVRDERPVERGGHGGFVAGLAIAAILLIVVLIFVAQNSASTTISFFGWEGTVSLAVALVAAFLAGVLLVAIPGYLRVLQLKHRVRKLR is encoded by the coding sequence ATGTCCGCCCCTTACGACAACGATCCCCAGCACGCCGACCGCGTCCGTGCCGACGAGCGCCTGGCCGGCCGCGACACCCGCGACGTCCGCGACACCCGCGATGTGCGTGACACCCGCGATGTCCGCGACGAGCGCCCGGTCGAGCGCGGCGGTCACGGCGGTTTCGTCGCCGGCCTGGCGATCGCGGCCATCCTGCTGATCGTCGTGCTGATCTTCGTGGCGCAGAACTCCGCGAGCACGACGATCAGCTTCTTCGGCTGGGAGGGCACCGTCTCCCTCGCGGTCGCGCTGGTCGCGGCGTTCCTCGCCGGTGTGCTGCTCGTGGCGATCCCCGGCTACCTGCGGGTGCTGCAGCTGAAGCACCGGGTGCGCAAGCTGCGCTGA
- a CDS encoding NAD(P)H-binding protein — translation MTTPTRQRVLVTGASGYVGGRLIPYLLEQGHQVRAAFLPDEDAERFPWSDQVEIVRMDALDPDSVAAAIDGVGAVYYLIHGMGGDDFVAKDRQSAQIMAQAARAAGVERLIYLSGIVPDVDDPDELSDHITSRREVEQILTDSGIHTVALRAAILLGSASTSYEIVRQVSERLPVQAIPTWMDSRVQPIAVDDALGALVGALSVEGNSRSYDIGGPEVLTYAQLLDRFAAVAGIDRKQLKVPLVPTAVVGKLTGLITDVPAPTVEALVESLHHDMVVHEDDFLTDLLPEGHALTTLDDALRRARGDAGGTGDPEQTDDPLAPRPTDPDWAGSRDR, via the coding sequence GTGACTACCCCGACGCGTCAGCGCGTGCTGGTGACCGGTGCGAGCGGCTATGTGGGTGGACGACTCATCCCCTACCTGCTCGAGCAGGGCCACCAGGTGCGCGCCGCCTTCCTGCCCGACGAGGACGCCGAGCGCTTCCCGTGGTCCGACCAGGTCGAGATCGTCCGGATGGACGCCCTCGACCCCGACTCGGTCGCCGCTGCCATCGACGGCGTCGGCGCCGTCTACTACCTGATCCACGGAATGGGCGGCGACGACTTCGTCGCCAAGGACCGGCAGAGCGCGCAGATCATGGCGCAGGCGGCGCGGGCTGCCGGGGTCGAGCGGCTGATCTACCTGTCGGGCATCGTCCCCGACGTCGACGACCCCGACGAGCTGTCCGACCACATCACCTCGCGTCGTGAGGTGGAACAGATCCTGACCGACTCCGGGATCCACACCGTCGCGCTCCGCGCCGCGATCCTGTTGGGGAGTGCTTCCACGTCATACGAGATCGTCCGGCAGGTCTCCGAACGCCTTCCCGTGCAAGCGATTCCGACGTGGATGGACTCCCGGGTGCAGCCGATCGCCGTCGACGACGCGCTCGGGGCACTGGTGGGCGCGCTGTCGGTCGAGGGCAATTCGCGCTCCTACGACATCGGCGGTCCGGAGGTGCTCACCTACGCCCAGTTGCTCGACCGGTTTGCCGCCGTCGCCGGCATCGACCGCAAACAGCTGAAGGTGCCGCTGGTGCCTACCGCGGTCGTCGGCAAACTCACCGGCCTGATCACCGACGTGCCCGCGCCGACGGTCGAGGCCCTGGTGGAGAGCCTGCACCACGACATGGTCGTCCACGAGGACGACTTCCTCACCGACCTGCTGCCGGAGGGGCACGCACTCACCACGCTCGACGACGCGCTGCGCCGGGCCAGGGGTGACGCCGGCGGCACCGGTGACCCTGAGCAGACGGACGACCCGCTCGCGCCACGCCCGACCGACCCCGATTGGGCCGGTTCCCGCGACCGCTGA
- a CDS encoding ABC transporter ATP-binding protein, which translates to MNRLAARDLTLSYGNRVVCRDLTIDLPDAAVTAVIGPNGCGKSTLLKALGRVLTPTSGQVLLGGRPASSYKTKEAARIVAMLPQTPVVPEQITVRDLVGRGRFPYHSLLRQWSPDDDEAVHGAMERAGVAGLAARPVAELSGGQRQRVWLAMVVAQRTPVLLLDEPTTYLDVAHQYEVLDLCRDLRDLGITVVAVLHDLNQAARYADQLVVMRAGEVVAQGAPGEVLTAGLVQEVFELASTVIPDPETGTPMVVPHARAGAGPATDRSDAPWAAAPATSPSSR; encoded by the coding sequence ATGAACAGGCTGGCCGCGCGGGACCTCACGCTCTCCTACGGCAACCGGGTGGTGTGCCGCGACTTGACCATCGACCTGCCGGACGCTGCCGTGACCGCCGTGATCGGCCCCAACGGCTGTGGCAAGTCGACGCTGCTCAAGGCGCTCGGCCGCGTGCTGACCCCGACCTCCGGGCAGGTGCTGCTGGGCGGGCGGCCGGCATCGTCATACAAGACGAAGGAGGCGGCGCGGATCGTCGCGATGCTGCCGCAGACGCCGGTCGTCCCGGAGCAGATCACCGTGCGAGATCTGGTGGGGCGTGGGCGTTTTCCCTATCACTCGCTGCTGCGGCAGTGGTCGCCCGACGACGACGAGGCGGTGCACGGCGCGATGGAACGGGCCGGCGTCGCGGGCCTCGCGGCGCGTCCGGTCGCCGAGCTGTCCGGAGGGCAGCGGCAGCGCGTGTGGCTCGCCATGGTGGTCGCCCAGCGCACCCCGGTGCTGCTGCTCGACGAACCGACGACCTACCTCGACGTCGCGCACCAATATGAGGTGCTCGACCTGTGCCGTGACCTGCGCGACCTGGGCATCACCGTGGTCGCGGTGCTGCACGACCTCAACCAGGCTGCGCGCTACGCCGATCAGCTGGTCGTGATGAGGGCCGGGGAGGTCGTCGCGCAGGGCGCTCCGGGCGAGGTGCTCACCGCGGGCCTCGTGCAGGAGGTGTTCGAGCTCGCGAGCACCGTCATACCGGATCCGGAGACGGGGACCCCGATGGTGGTGCCGCATGCCCGGGCCGGTGCCGGCCCGGCGACCGATCGAAGCGATGCACCATGGGCGGCAGCACCAGCAACATCCCCGTCGTCCAGGTGA
- a CDS encoding FecCD family ABC transporter permease: protein MSAANGLSTRRVGMPGRLVLHVRPRAVLVGVCTLALLLVLAVLSLTMGRLGIPLGELWTALSGHADGKEKFVFEELRGPRLSVAIGAGAALGVSGLLFQSGTRNPLASPDVVGMTAGAGAGAVVATLWIPLLPLGVGAFAGAAAAAGLVYLSTGSGFAVPSRIILAGVGVSAMATAFIQYVVMIKDQDESLSLAGYLAGTLSARTWGQAQFVGWACLVLLPCALALGPRLRLMELGDAMTDSLGARAGATRSLAILIAVALCAAAVSAAGPIAFVALTAPQIARRLVGGPQGAVVISALTGAVILAGADLWVQQAGWLGDLPVGILTAALGGVYLGALLVKEWKKGSA from the coding sequence GTGAGCGCCGCCAACGGGCTGTCCACCCGTCGCGTCGGTATGCCGGGCCGGCTCGTCCTGCACGTGCGCCCGCGTGCCGTCCTGGTCGGCGTGTGCACGCTGGCGCTGCTGCTCGTCCTGGCAGTGCTCAGCCTGACGATGGGTCGGCTCGGCATACCGTTGGGGGAGTTGTGGACTGCGCTCAGCGGGCATGCCGACGGCAAGGAGAAGTTCGTCTTTGAGGAGCTGCGCGGGCCGCGCCTGTCCGTGGCGATCGGCGCCGGCGCGGCGCTCGGCGTCTCCGGCCTGCTCTTCCAGTCCGGCACCCGCAACCCACTGGCCAGCCCCGATGTCGTCGGTATGACGGCGGGCGCCGGCGCAGGAGCCGTCGTGGCAACGCTATGGATCCCGTTGCTACCGCTGGGAGTCGGCGCATTCGCCGGAGCTGCGGCCGCCGCGGGCCTGGTCTATCTGTCGACCGGCAGCGGCTTCGCGGTGCCCAGCCGCATCATCCTGGCGGGGGTCGGCGTCTCGGCGATGGCGACGGCCTTCATCCAATACGTCGTCATGATCAAGGACCAGGACGAATCCCTTTCGCTGGCAGGCTATCTCGCCGGCACGCTCTCCGCGCGCACCTGGGGGCAGGCGCAGTTCGTCGGGTGGGCATGCCTCGTGCTGCTGCCGTGCGCGCTCGCGCTCGGCCCGCGTCTGCGGCTCATGGAGCTCGGCGACGCCATGACCGACTCGCTCGGAGCGCGCGCGGGCGCGACGCGCAGTCTCGCCATCCTGATCGCGGTCGCGCTGTGCGCCGCAGCGGTCAGCGCCGCCGGGCCGATCGCTTTCGTCGCGCTCACCGCGCCGCAGATCGCCCGCCGGCTGGTCGGCGGACCACAAGGCGCAGTAGTGATTTCGGCGCTGACCGGCGCGGTGATCCTCGCCGGAGCCGACCTGTGGGTGCAGCAGGCGGGCTGGCTCGGCGACCTGCCCGTCGGCATCCTCACCGCCGCGCTCGGCGGCGTCTACCTCGGTGCCCTGCTCGTGAAGGAATGGAAGAAGGGAAGCGCATGA
- a CDS encoding FecCD family ABC transporter permease, producing MADTRTLTRQEAPATGFLPWRVPAPVALTALLGLLFVAVLLSLAVGSKALSFGQIWTAAGGGGPEHVRDVLGSRVPRTVLGLLVGACLAVAGVVMQGLSRNPLGDPGLLGVNAGAATGIVVSTAFLHLPGSPTWAALPGAFLAMLIMTTMGSGRRGVVPVRLVLSGAVVTAVLTAVIQAITLTHPNAFDDYRYWAVGSLAGGGADVVEILPWAVVGLVVAGLLATSLNALALGEEMAMSLGSNPAVTRWAGIAAATVLSAAATSAAGPIAFVGLAVPHLARAVVGPDHRWQLPAALLIGPSLLLVADVAGRLLLRPQELQVGVVTAFVGAPVLLWLVRRTAGESS from the coding sequence TTGGCTGACACCCGCACGCTCACCCGGCAGGAAGCCCCGGCCACGGGCTTCCTGCCGTGGCGCGTGCCCGCCCCCGTCGCACTCACCGCACTCCTCGGGCTGCTGTTCGTCGCGGTGCTGCTCAGCCTCGCCGTCGGCTCGAAAGCCTTGTCGTTCGGGCAGATCTGGACCGCGGCCGGTGGCGGCGGACCCGAGCACGTGCGCGACGTGCTCGGCAGCCGCGTCCCACGCACCGTCCTCGGGCTCCTGGTCGGCGCATGCCTGGCCGTCGCCGGCGTGGTGATGCAGGGTCTGTCCCGCAACCCCCTCGGCGACCCGGGGCTGCTCGGTGTCAACGCCGGTGCCGCCACCGGCATCGTCGTCTCGACGGCCTTCCTGCACCTGCCGGGCAGCCCCACCTGGGCGGCGCTGCCCGGCGCGTTCCTGGCCATGCTGATCATGACCACGATGGGGTCCGGGCGCCGCGGGGTGGTGCCGGTGCGGCTCGTGCTCTCCGGCGCGGTGGTGACCGCTGTGCTGACGGCGGTCATCCAGGCGATCACCCTCACGCACCCGAATGCCTTTGACGACTATCGCTATTGGGCCGTCGGCTCGCTCGCCGGCGGTGGTGCAGACGTCGTCGAGATCCTGCCCTGGGCGGTCGTCGGACTGGTGGTCGCGGGCCTGCTCGCCACGTCGCTCAACGCGCTCGCGCTGGGCGAGGAGATGGCGATGTCGCTCGGCTCCAATCCGGCGGTGACCCGCTGGGCGGGCATCGCCGCGGCCACGGTGCTGTCCGCGGCCGCCACCTCCGCCGCCGGCCCGATCGCCTTCGTCGGTCTTGCCGTGCCGCATCTGGCCCGGGCCGTCGTGGGCCCGGATCACCGGTGGCAGCTGCCCGCGGCACTGCTCATCGGGCCGAGCCTGCTCCTGGTGGCCGACGTCGCCGGTCGCCTGCTGCTGCGTCCGCAGGAGCTGCAGGTCGGGGTGGTCACGGCCTTCGTCGGAGCGCCCGTGTTGCTGTGGCTGGTGCGCCGCACGGCGGGTGAGTCGTCGTGA
- a CDS encoding iron-siderophore ABC transporter substrate-binding protein — translation MSPLHARTSRRALLAGTAALIACGLTACGSSSGGSAGASAAGSAGNGASFTPVTIKSALGDATIAAKPKRVVTLGQGSAETAIALGVTPVGIESYPWGSDPKTGYLPWIYDAVKAKNGTLPKQFTGGTELDIESILELDPDVILAPWSGITQAQYDKLKDIAPTVAYPDKAWSTDWDQQITTIGKALGEPEKAKSLIGTIDSQLAGVAKQHPKYADTSFVYTYTDGPGTLGVFLPTEQRSAMLSKMGLKVDPVVKTLKEKDGTDSAVIGLENADKISSADLMFTFYSDAKTKKSIEAQPLYAKIPAVKRGSVVTSDDPSFVTASSMINPLTVPWVIKRYPPMIDAAIAKVG, via the coding sequence ATGTCACCGCTGCATGCTCGTACATCTCGTCGCGCCCTCCTCGCCGGCACCGCCGCGCTCATCGCCTGCGGACTCACCGCCTGCGGCTCGTCATCCGGGGGGAGCGCCGGCGCATCGGCCGCCGGATCCGCCGGCAACGGCGCGTCGTTCACGCCCGTCACGATCAAGAGCGCGCTCGGCGACGCCACGATCGCAGCGAAGCCGAAGCGGGTGGTCACCCTCGGGCAGGGCTCGGCCGAGACCGCGATCGCGCTCGGCGTGACGCCGGTCGGCATCGAGTCCTACCCGTGGGGCAGCGACCCGAAGACCGGCTACCTGCCCTGGATCTACGACGCGGTCAAGGCGAAGAACGGCACGCTGCCGAAGCAGTTCACCGGCGGCACCGAGCTCGACATCGAGTCGATCCTCGAGCTCGACCCCGACGTGATCCTCGCCCCGTGGTCGGGCATCACCCAGGCGCAATACGACAAGCTCAAGGACATCGCGCCGACGGTGGCCTACCCCGACAAGGCGTGGAGCACCGACTGGGATCAGCAGATCACCACCATCGGCAAGGCGCTCGGTGAGCCGGAGAAGGCCAAGAGCCTGATCGGCACGATCGACAGCCAACTCGCCGGCGTCGCCAAGCAGCACCCGAAGTATGCCGACACCAGCTTCGTCTACACCTACACCGACGGACCGGGCACGCTCGGCGTCTTCCTGCCGACCGAGCAGCGCTCGGCGATGCTGTCGAAGATGGGACTCAAGGTCGACCCGGTCGTGAAGACCTTGAAGGAGAAGGACGGCACCGACTCCGCCGTCATCGGCCTGGAGAACGCCGACAAGATCTCGAGCGCCGACCTGATGTTCACCTTCTACTCCGACGCCAAGACCAAGAAGAGCATCGAGGCGCAGCCGCTCTACGCGAAAATCCCTGCCGTCAAACGGGGCTCGGTGGTGACCAGCGACGACCCGTCATTCGTCACGGCTTCCTCGATGATCAACCCCCTCACCGTGCCGTGGGTGATCAAGCGTTACCCGCCGATGATCGACGCGGCCATCGCGAAGGTTGGCTGA
- the paaZ gene encoding phenylacetic acid degradation bifunctional protein PaaZ, whose product MAGQAPDPQRRSPMSAVLPSYVAGRWFAPDDGVPLLDASTGEEIVRVSSSGLDFAAMVDYARQIGGPAIRALTFHERAARLKALAKALSERAVKDAFYDLSFRTGATQRDSMVDIDGGIGTLFAYASKGTRELPDGKVVLDGPVEPLGKGGSFVGQHVFVSRPGVAVQINAFNFPVWGMLEKLAPAFLAGLPSIVKPASQTAYLTEAVVRQIIDFGLLPAGSLQLVSGSAGNLLDHLGPQDSVAFTGSAHTADILRQHPSVLHGGVRLGVEADSLNCSVLGTDVSVDDPEFELFVKGVVTEMTVKAGQKCTAIRRAIVPAAIADDVVAAISDRLAKVTVGKPDADGVRMGALASLAQRDEVRKAVEALRTSADIVFGDPDRVDVVGADAESGAFISPVLLRAHEGAREVHDVEPFGPVSTVISYETLDEAIDLAARGKGSLAGSVITHDPEVARTIVLGLTPWHGRILVLDRDDAGESTGHGSPLPMLVHGGPGRAGGGEELGGIRGVLHHMQRTAIQGSPDMVTAIGGRWTTGAQRREDGIHPFRKSLAELKIGDTISSDAREVTREDIATFADFTGDTFYAHTDPEAAAANPLFGGIVAHGYLVVSLAAGLFVEPHPGPVLANFGVDNLRFLTPVKAGDSIAVTLSVKQITPRLSADYGEVRWDAVVSNADGDPVATYDVLTLVAKTWPQDA is encoded by the coding sequence ATGGCGGGCCAGGCACCCGACCCGCAACGGAGATCTCCCATGAGTGCAGTCCTGCCGAGTTACGTCGCGGGCCGTTGGTTCGCACCCGACGACGGCGTGCCGCTCCTCGACGCGAGCACCGGCGAGGAGATCGTGCGCGTCTCCAGCTCCGGCCTCGACTTCGCTGCGATGGTCGACTACGCGCGTCAGATCGGGGGACCGGCGATCCGGGCGCTCACCTTCCACGAGCGCGCAGCGCGACTCAAGGCGCTCGCCAAGGCGCTCTCGGAGCGAGCCGTCAAGGACGCCTTCTACGATCTGTCCTTCCGGACCGGCGCCACGCAGCGCGACTCGATGGTCGACATCGACGGTGGCATCGGCACCTTGTTCGCCTATGCCAGCAAGGGCACGCGGGAGCTGCCCGACGGCAAGGTCGTGCTCGACGGTCCGGTCGAACCTCTAGGAAAGGGAGGCAGTTTCGTCGGTCAGCACGTCTTCGTGTCGCGACCCGGAGTGGCCGTGCAGATCAACGCCTTCAACTTTCCCGTCTGGGGGATGCTCGAGAAGCTCGCGCCGGCCTTCCTCGCCGGACTGCCGTCCATCGTCAAGCCCGCGAGCCAGACCGCCTACCTCACCGAGGCCGTCGTGCGGCAGATCATCGACTTCGGTCTGCTGCCGGCAGGGTCTCTGCAGTTGGTCAGTGGCTCGGCCGGCAACCTGCTCGACCACCTCGGGCCGCAGGACTCGGTCGCCTTCACCGGCTCCGCGCACACCGCCGACATCCTGCGGCAGCACCCGTCGGTGCTGCACGGGGGAGTGCGGCTCGGTGTCGAGGCCGACTCGCTCAACTGCTCGGTGCTCGGCACCGACGTGTCCGTGGACGACCCCGAGTTCGAGCTGTTCGTGAAGGGCGTCGTCACCGAGATGACCGTCAAGGCCGGGCAGAAGTGCACCGCCATACGACGGGCGATCGTGCCGGCCGCGATCGCCGACGACGTCGTCGCCGCGATCAGCGACCGCCTCGCGAAGGTCACGGTCGGCAAGCCGGACGCCGACGGCGTGCGCATGGGCGCGCTCGCCTCGCTCGCCCAGCGCGACGAGGTGCGCAAGGCCGTCGAGGCACTGCGCACGTCCGCCGACATCGTCTTCGGCGACCCCGACCGGGTCGACGTGGTCGGCGCCGACGCCGAGTCCGGCGCGTTCATCTCGCCGGTGCTGCTCCGCGCGCACGAGGGCGCCCGCGAGGTGCACGACGTCGAGCCGTTCGGCCCGGTCAGCACCGTCATCAGTTACGAAACCCTTGACGAGGCAATCGATCTCGCGGCTCGCGGCAAGGGCAGCCTCGCCGGGTCGGTGATCACCCACGACCCGGAGGTCGCGCGCACGATCGTGCTCGGCCTCACCCCGTGGCACGGCCGCATCCTGGTGCTCGACCGGGACGACGCCGGCGAATCGACCGGGCACGGGTCGCCGTTGCCGATGCTGGTGCACGGCGGCCCCGGTCGCGCGGGCGGCGGCGAGGAGCTCGGCGGCATCCGCGGGGTGCTGCACCACATGCAGCGCACCGCGATCCAGGGGTCGCCCGACATGGTCACCGCGATCGGCGGTCGCTGGACCACCGGTGCTCAGCGGCGCGAAGACGGCATACATCCCTTCCGAAAGAGCCTGGCGGAGTTGAAGATCGGCGACACGATCAGCAGCGACGCCCGAGAGGTGACGCGGGAGGACATCGCCACCTTCGCCGACTTCACCGGCGACACCTTCTATGCGCACACCGACCCCGAGGCAGCCGCCGCCAACCCGCTCTTCGGTGGCATCGTCGCCCACGGCTACCTCGTCGTCTCGCTCGCCGCAGGCCTCTTCGTCGAGCCGCACCCGGGACCCGTGCTCGCCAACTTCGGCGTCGACAACCTGCGCTTCCTCACCCCGGTGAAGGCCGGCGACAGCATCGCGGTGACGCTGTCGGTCAAGCAGATCACCCCGCGGCTCAGTGCCGACTACGGCGAGGTGCGGTGGGACGCGGTCGTGAGCAACGCCGACGGTGACCCCGTAGCGACGTATGACGTGCTCACCCTCGTCGCAAAGACCTGGCCGCAGGACGCCTGA
- a CDS encoding exo-beta-N-acetylmuramidase NamZ family protein, producing MITNPTWVVRDGLRSIVDVMVESGKVEIGGVFGPEHGFRGTAQAGEAEDKDGFTSGVGLDKIAQQHGMTAGELARFYNGEFMPRVAGRPVQDLAVVQVQGWSPGELFADTGAPWIMPSPNLPTPDTALLYPGLGMFEATNLSEGRGTTRPFELIGAPYVDYRWAQRLSGEQLPGVEFREAYFNPTFSKNEGKVCGGVQVHIADPQRVDAIRTATTMMTTLRDLYAEFDWRGDAGRWINLLTGSVRFLRMFAAGDSAAQIVAAWQPELRAFDRTRRQYLLYKR from the coding sequence GTGATCACCAACCCGACCTGGGTGGTCCGGGACGGACTGCGCAGCATCGTCGATGTGATGGTCGAGTCCGGAAAGGTCGAGATAGGAGGCGTTTTCGGCCCGGAGCACGGTTTCCGTGGCACCGCGCAGGCCGGCGAGGCCGAAGACAAGGACGGTTTCACCTCGGGCGTCGGCCTGGACAAGATCGCCCAGCAGCACGGGATGACTGCGGGTGAGCTGGCCCGCTTCTACAACGGTGAGTTCATGCCGCGGGTTGCCGGCCGTCCCGTGCAGGACCTGGCCGTGGTGCAGGTGCAGGGTTGGTCGCCGGGCGAGTTGTTCGCCGACACCGGTGCACCGTGGATCATGCCGTCACCCAACCTGCCGACGCCGGACACTGCCCTGCTCTATCCGGGACTTGGCATGTTCGAGGCGACCAATCTGTCGGAGGGCCGCGGCACCACCAGGCCGTTCGAGTTGATTGGTGCGCCATACGTGGATTACCGCTGGGCGCAACGACTTTCGGGCGAGCAACTGCCGGGGGTTGAGTTCCGGGAGGCCTACTTCAATCCGACGTTCTCCAAGAACGAGGGCAAGGTGTGTGGCGGTGTTCAGGTGCACATCGCTGATCCGCAGCGGGTCGACGCCATACGCACCGCGACGACGATGATGACGACCTTGCGCGACCTCTACGCCGAGTTCGATTGGCGCGGTGACGCCGGCCGCTGGATCAACCTGCTCACCGGATCGGTCCGCTTCCTGCGGATGTTCGCCGCCGGCGACAGCGCGGCTCAGATCGTCGCCGCGTGGCAGCCCGAACTGCGCGCGTTCGATCGCACCCGACGGCAGTACCTGCTCTACAAGCGCTGA
- a CDS encoding twin-arginine translocation signal domain-containing protein, protein MDNSSEQRDGRLGRRGFLGAAAIGAGALSIGGMTQPATAAPATKDHGGRFRYGADVAAAEAGRSSPASALA, encoded by the coding sequence ATGGACAACTCCAGTGAGCAGAGGGACGGACGACTTGGCCGACGGGGCTTCCTCGGGGCGGCCGCGATCGGTGCGGGAGCACTCTCGATCGGAGGTATGACGCAGCCCGCGACGGCGGCACCGGCGACGAAGGATCACGGCGGCCGCTTCCGATACGGTGCCGATGTCGCCGCGGCGGAGGCTGGAAGGTCTTCTCCGGCCAGCGCATTGGCGTGA